From Butyricimonas paravirosa, one genomic window encodes:
- a CDS encoding DUF86 domain-containing protein: MREKPKDINRLSHIIEAIDNLFEFTKGISFDEYKGNKILRFAVIKNLEIIGEAAYLLTNEFKEKHPEVEWKVIIGMRHVLVHGYYQISDEMVWATIQTELYPLKEKVELYKRELE, from the coding sequence ATGAGAGAGAAGCCTAAAGATATTAACCGCTTATCCCATATAATAGAGGCTATTGATAACTTGTTCGAGTTTACTAAAGGTATCAGTTTTGACGAGTACAAGGGAAATAAGATACTCCGTTTTGCCGTTATCAAAAATTTAGAGATAATTGGAGAGGCGGCATATTTACTGACAAATGAATTTAAAGAAAAGCATCCAGAAGTTGAATGGAAAGTTATAATTGGAATGCGTCATGTTTTGGTACATGGTTATTATCAAATCAGTGATGAAATGGTGTGGGCTACAATTCAAACAGAATTATATCCATTAAAAGAAAAGGTTGAGTTATACAAACGGGAACTAGAATAA
- a CDS encoding nucleotidyltransferase family protein yields the protein MKQAIINKLREFFTLQPVEKAWVFGSYSRGEESRESDIDILVRFDKNANVTLFKYIGIVNALQSLLHKKIDLVEEGQLKDFAKESAEQDKILIYEREA from the coding sequence ATGAAACAAGCTATTATCAATAAACTAAGAGAGTTCTTCACGCTACAACCAGTTGAGAAAGCATGGGTGTTTGGTTCTTATTCTCGTGGAGAAGAATCAAGGGAGAGTGATATTGATATACTTGTACGCTTTGACAAGAATGCTAATGTTACTCTTTTCAAGTATATTGGTATCGTGAACGCTTTACAATCTCTTCTGCACAAGAAAATTGATTTGGTGGAAGAGGGACAATTGAAAGATTTCGCTAAAGAATCAGCAGAACAGGATAAAATATTGATCTATGAGAGAGAAGCCTAA
- a CDS encoding DUF3871 family protein has product MSTAILIPSQNEGLLPVLFGSDNVKQEEPTYTPYEVVNEPTKKERRKHFIEANTTPVDMQHLKNDCIVPVFSKDNEMTISHPAFIETVHKVASELFRGESIDEPDIMVSHVIKGRIPEAIYKPVAELLESDKTIYYERMAFAFEIPTIYESINGNRVNLCVTGVRAYNRENLYSKKTSERFSVAIGFQNKVCCNLCTFTDGFQTDLRAMSCHDLFRGVMKLFQAYDAEKHLRLMKSFTGSYLTEHQFAQFLGKSRLYQCLPAREKKRLPCMELTDSQINMVAKAYYNDDNFKREHGENEINLWKFYNMLTGANKSSYIDNFLDRALNATQLTEGIDRALHGDNTYKWFIE; this is encoded by the coding sequence ATGAGTACAGCAATATTAATTCCAAGCCAGAATGAAGGGTTGTTGCCAGTTTTATTTGGCAGTGATAACGTCAAGCAAGAAGAACCTACCTACACTCCTTATGAAGTGGTAAATGAACCTACCAAGAAGGAAAGGAGAAAGCATTTCATAGAGGCTAACACCACGCCAGTAGATATGCAGCATTTAAAGAATGATTGTATCGTGCCAGTGTTCAGCAAGGATAACGAGATGACTATATCTCATCCAGCATTTATTGAAACAGTGCACAAGGTGGCTAGTGAATTGTTTAGAGGGGAAAGCATAGATGAACCTGATATAATGGTTAGCCATGTTATAAAAGGTAGGATTCCAGAAGCCATATATAAACCAGTGGCAGAATTACTGGAAAGTGACAAGACCATCTATTATGAAAGAATGGCGTTTGCATTTGAGATTCCAACTATTTATGAATCTATAAACGGTAACAGGGTCAATCTATGTGTTACTGGCGTTAGGGCGTATAACAGGGAGAACCTCTATTCAAAGAAGACATCAGAGAGATTCAGTGTTGCTATTGGATTCCAGAACAAGGTATGTTGTAACCTGTGTACGTTTACTGATGGATTCCAGACTGATTTAAGAGCGATGAGTTGCCATGATCTATTTAGAGGTGTGATGAAACTATTTCAGGCTTATGATGCGGAAAAGCATTTACGATTGATGAAGAGTTTCACGGGTTCTTACCTTACTGAACATCAATTCGCACAGTTCTTGGGTAAAAGCAGGTTGTATCAATGTTTACCTGCCAGAGAGAAGAAACGTTTACCATGCATGGAGTTGACGGATAGCCAGATTAACATGGTGGCTAAAGCGTATTACAACGATGACAATTTCAAGAGGGAGCATGGAGAGAATGAAATAAATCTATGGAAATTCTACAACATGTTGACAGGTGCGAACAAAAGTAGTTACATTGATAATTTCCTTGATAGGGCATTAAACGCCACGCAATTAACGGAAGGAATAGATAGGGCGTTACATGGTGACAACACCTATAAATGGTTTATTGAATGA
- a CDS encoding AAA family ATPase, whose translation MITKIEKIQAIGNFEDYVAVGDVTLKEFNLIYAENGAGKTTLTSIFRSLSSGETSLILKRKRVKTLMPQIVSIKDTSCQFQYNSNQWNQLKPDIEIFDTFFVNENIYSGFDINNEHKKKLHQFILGQDGVRIKNKINKAKTLISIQKATITQIEDEIKLQAGYNDVEKILSLEKEKNIDILICTKERELEVAKSNEIILKKENLSNIEYISLPFDLVNLGNILSTDINNIEQHYLETIQGDIKQLEDKGLNNASKWLYSGYKVLSLQNDICPFCKQSLDNAQQVVKAYSQYFNEEYNTLIKSIKQEKSLIENYNLPLVLSKLKNSYKSIKENEEFWKRYFDIKTTIPPFINDENECLSTFTQMKNLINKKQINPIEQQSIDVIIQFKNTIEIINKQIRTINSIVASYNEHIKALKQNIRSKEIVEKELKVLKIKKMRYELPLGDLCNKLKVQRKRLTQINQINSNLQKQQKTISNTLFSTYGDKINYYLRDVFCTKFLITNTRDAGYRGQSKEPLIDYTLTFDGEEISFEENHSLSIKHSLSEGDKNTIAFSFFLAKLDLSSQLNMKTIIFDDPLSSLDLNRRNRTISLLTQLKERVKQIIILSHNLHFLLDINSINKIKKSEKRTLQILNNNGKSCIVEYDLKKDWLSGYYKAIITLEEFQKNPNEENKEKAISCIRLVLESFLKFKYCKYIPDMNQTFGAIISTLETDRNCNFSNNKKSDIIRQLYELNNISWRAHHAPIEECETMTELHIQLAELQQIYIPQTLQLIYKDL comes from the coding sequence ATGATAACGAAAATAGAAAAAATACAAGCTATTGGTAATTTTGAAGATTATGTGGCTGTTGGTGACGTTACTCTCAAAGAGTTTAATTTAATATATGCTGAAAATGGCGCAGGAAAAACCACATTAACATCAATTTTTCGCTCTCTTTCATCAGGAGAAACATCACTAATTTTAAAACGCAAGAGGGTTAAAACATTAATGCCACAGATTGTTTCAATTAAAGACACGAGTTGTCAATTCCAATATAATTCAAATCAATGGAATCAGTTAAAGCCAGATATAGAAATATTTGATACTTTTTTTGTTAATGAAAATATTTATTCTGGTTTTGATATAAATAATGAACACAAAAAGAAATTGCATCAGTTCATTCTTGGGCAAGATGGAGTCAGGATCAAGAATAAAATAAATAAAGCTAAGACCTTAATATCGATACAAAAAGCTACTATTACTCAAATAGAAGATGAGATAAAATTACAAGCAGGATATAATGATGTCGAGAAAATATTATCTTTAGAGAAAGAGAAAAATATAGATATTTTGATTTGTACCAAAGAAAGAGAATTAGAAGTTGCAAAATCTAATGAGATTATCCTTAAAAAGGAAAACCTATCAAATATCGAATATATTAGTTTACCTTTTGATTTGGTAAATTTAGGGAATATTTTAAGTACAGATATAAACAACATAGAACAACATTATTTAGAAACGATACAAGGAGACATTAAACAACTTGAGGACAAAGGATTAAACAATGCAAGTAAATGGCTCTACTCTGGTTATAAAGTCTTATCACTTCAAAATGACATCTGTCCTTTTTGTAAGCAATCACTAGATAATGCCCAACAAGTAGTTAAAGCATATTCACAATACTTTAATGAAGAATACAACACCTTGATCAAAAGCATAAAACAAGAAAAATCTTTAATAGAAAATTATAATTTACCTCTTGTATTATCCAAATTAAAAAATTCTTATAAATCTATCAAAGAGAATGAAGAGTTTTGGAAACGTTACTTCGATATTAAGACTACAATTCCTCCATTTATCAACGATGAAAATGAATGTTTGAGTACTTTTACCCAAATGAAGAATCTAATAAATAAAAAGCAGATAAATCCAATAGAGCAACAATCAATAGATGTTATTATACAATTCAAAAATACAATTGAAATAATAAACAAACAAATTAGAACAATAAATAGCATCGTAGCTTCATATAATGAACATATTAAAGCTTTGAAACAAAACATTCGTTCCAAAGAAATAGTTGAAAAGGAACTCAAGGTACTAAAAATAAAAAAGATGAGATATGAATTACCTCTTGGGGATTTATGTAATAAGCTTAAAGTTCAACGAAAACGATTAACCCAAATAAATCAGATTAATTCAAATTTACAAAAACAACAGAAGACTATATCGAACACATTATTTAGTACTTATGGTGATAAAATAAATTACTATCTACGAGATGTTTTTTGTACAAAATTTTTAATAACAAACACGAGAGATGCTGGATATAGAGGTCAATCTAAAGAACCGCTAATTGATTATACATTAACTTTTGATGGAGAAGAAATTTCATTTGAAGAAAATCATTCTTTAAGCATTAAACATTCTCTAAGTGAAGGAGATAAAAACACGATAGCTTTCAGTTTTTTTCTTGCAAAACTTGATTTATCTTCTCAATTAAATATGAAAACTATAATTTTTGATGATCCTCTTTCGAGTTTGGATTTAAATCGGCGTAACAGAACTATATCGCTTTTGACACAATTAAAAGAAAGAGTTAAACAGATTATAATTCTTAGTCATAACTTACATTTTTTACTTGACATCAACTCTATCAACAAAATTAAAAAGTCTGAAAAAAGAACTCTTCAAATTTTAAACAATAATGGTAAATCTTGCATCGTTGAATATGATTTAAAAAAAGATTGGCTTAGTGGATATTATAAAGCGATTATTACTTTAGAAGAATTTCAAAAAAATCCTAATGAAGAAAATAAAGAAAAAGCAATTAGCTGCATTAGATTAGTGTTAGAAAGCTTCTTGAAGTTCAAATATTGTAAATATATACCTGATATGAATCAAACATTTGGAGCAATAATAAGCACTCTCGAAACAGATAGAAATTGCAATTTTTCTAATAATAAAAAGTCTGATATTATAAGACAATTGTATGAATTAAACAACATATCATGGAGAGCACACCATGCCCCTATAGAAGAATGTGAAACAATGACAGAACTGCATATTCAATTAGCAGAGCTTCAACAAATTTATATTCCACAAACATTACAATTAATTTATAAAGATTTGTAA
- a CDS encoding RNA polymerase sigma factor: MNEISDEDIVRMFHSGNGEEKAFRLLVGKYSERLYWHIRKIVIGHEDSDDVLQNTFIKIWKGLREFRYEAKLFTWMYRVATNEAINFLSEKRRKTYGNSQEITPMLENQLESDSFFCGDSIQRELQKAVLKLPERQRLVFNMKYFDDMKYEDIAEVLDVAVGTLKATYHNAVKKIEESLKISDTLPSFE, encoded by the coding sequence ATGAACGAGATAAGTGATGAAGATATTGTAAGAATGTTTCATTCCGGAAATGGAGAGGAAAAAGCTTTTCGGTTACTTGTAGGAAAGTATAGCGAGAGGCTTTACTGGCATATCCGTAAAATCGTGATAGGGCATGAAGATAGCGACGATGTGTTGCAGAATACCTTTATCAAGATTTGGAAGGGGTTGAGGGAGTTTCGTTACGAGGCGAAATTGTTTACATGGATGTACCGGGTGGCGACGAATGAGGCGATTAATTTTTTGAGCGAAAAACGTCGGAAGACTTATGGAAACTCGCAGGAGATTACTCCCATGTTGGAAAATCAGTTGGAAAGTGATAGTTTTTTCTGTGGGGATTCGATCCAGCGGGAATTGCAGAAAGCCGTGTTGAAATTGCCGGAGCGTCAACGCCTGGTATTTAATATGAAGTATTTTGATGACATGAAATATGAGGATATTGCCGAGGTACTGGATGTCGCCGTGGGAACGCTGAAGGCAACTTATCACAATGCGGTAAAGAAAATAGAGGAAAGTTTGAAGATTTCGGATACTTTACCCTCGTTCGAATAG
- a CDS encoding response regulator transcription factor, producing the protein MANEEEKKDYRIITRDIAGKLNLDETYTFTWLLFKSDYETGESHVLRETLREVTGIKDVDTISKYTAKFEDLGFLRKEYNYRNNEGQFTTPVTYHVNIPKSNWVRFKKDLLLEDIPDESKAFLVLLKCLCINNTNIIYYNKTEIARRLNLSPKTVKKYIDLAVKHHKLVEVNNFFLITDNNIILDTPHAKSNFGLRTFDKLAREKYDIIYNYCIEKNVIPPPYDFKLMEVLCIHRYDQPEEELETAVRNGDRNAKKHYNYYSLKYNLPKLCPNLPPQIHSLQYFLTSLINTKVYKERASSPKEVKKTILYL; encoded by the coding sequence ATGGCGAATGAAGAAGAAAAGAAGGATTATAGAATCATAACGAGAGATATTGCAGGTAAACTGAACCTAGATGAAACTTATACATTTACATGGTTACTTTTTAAATCAGATTACGAAACAGGAGAATCCCATGTACTGAGGGAAACACTTCGTGAGGTTACTGGCATTAAAGATGTAGATACCATTTCCAAGTACACTGCCAAATTTGAAGATTTAGGCTTCCTGCGTAAAGAGTATAATTACAGGAACAATGAAGGACAGTTTACCACACCTGTTACATATCATGTAAACATTCCAAAGAGTAACTGGGTCAGGTTCAAGAAAGATTTATTACTGGAAGATATTCCTGATGAATCAAAAGCCTTCCTAGTACTACTTAAATGTTTATGTATCAATAATACCAATATTATTTACTATAACAAAACAGAAATAGCTAGGCGATTAAATTTATCTCCCAAAACGGTAAAGAAATATATAGATTTGGCAGTAAAGCATCATAAACTGGTGGAAGTTAATAATTTCTTCCTTATCACGGATAATAATATCATACTGGATACCCCACATGCTAAAAGTAATTTTGGACTGAGAACTTTTGACAAGTTAGCTAGAGAGAAATACGATATTATATATAACTATTGTATAGAGAAGAATGTTATCCCACCTCCATACGATTTCAAGCTAATGGAAGTATTATGTATCCACAGGTACGATCAACCAGAAGAGGAACTGGAAACGGCAGTTAGAAATGGAGATAGAAATGCCAAGAAGCATTATAACTATTATTCATTGAAATATAACCTGCCTAAATTATGCCCTAACCTGCCACCTCAAATACATAGTTTACAATATTTCCTTACTTCGTTGATAAACACCAAAGTTTACAAGGAGAGGGCTTCTAGTCCAAAAGAAGTAAAGAAGACTATATTATACCTTTAA
- a CDS encoding JAB domain-containing protein: MPVVELVYRNNTKPSKRYKIVTAKDVHELLVSPFKATIEHHISTRVILLNGRNQVLGISTINEGALSYNITDIRFIVQLAALSNCKSVIVCINQPSGDIEPTKQDDELVQQVKIALSYIDVDLLDHVLYYEEGYYSYSANGKI; this comes from the coding sequence GTGCCAGTAGTGGAACTGGTGTACAGGAATAATACCAAACCTTCTAAAAGGTATAAAATAGTAACCGCTAAAGACGTTCACGAGTTACTGGTTTCCCCGTTTAAAGCTACCATTGAACACCATATCTCAACTAGAGTTATCCTGTTAAATGGAAGGAATCAAGTACTGGGTATATCCACAATCAATGAAGGAGCGTTATCTTACAACATCACGGATATTAGGTTTATAGTACAACTGGCAGCACTCTCTAATTGTAAAAGCGTGATAGTTTGTATAAATCAACCTTCTGGTGATATAGAACCAACTAAACAGGATGATGAACTGGTACAACAGGTAAAGATCGCACTTTCATATATAGATGTAGACTTGCTAGATCACGTTCTTTACTATGAAGAGGGTTATTACAGCTATTCAGCTAACGGTAAGATATGA
- a CDS encoding P-loop NTPase fold protein → MKHEDIVIDKKNPFANCKLGREPYANILSSIVDSYAKGFVLAINGEWGVGKTTFVKMWMQKLKNEGHKTIYFNAWENDFVLEPMVGILGELKSLITSDPEKRFDSILKGFAKFSNKIIPASLKFVAKSIGLGGIADVIEKGGEAMAAFFENEISNYDQKKESLQSLRNDLCNLVAQNNGGKPVVFIIDELDRCRPDYAVEVLEKVKHFFSVQGIIFVLSIDKKQLGNSIRGFYGSENINADEYLRRFIDIEYSLPEPSIKDFCEYLYDYFTLNEFFENEWRCTYDTFKDDSLLFKRISVILSTEKHLTLRKIEKLFAYTRLVLKTFRVEGCVLPEVVFMLIYLKYYENDLYNAIKRNKLNIHDIVNQINSIFTISLKDKEQYEYRTLIFAMAKLIYCYNNSYRGTGYYQSLFSRENEELSFDTGEIDKNFLYLALEHCDQKYTRFELSTKSLIQKIDLLESLKQ, encoded by the coding sequence ATGAAACATGAAGATATTGTTATAGATAAAAAAAATCCTTTCGCAAATTGTAAATTGGGCAGAGAGCCTTATGCAAATATTTTGTCATCAATAGTTGATAGCTATGCAAAGGGATTTGTGCTTGCAATTAATGGAGAATGGGGAGTTGGAAAAACAACCTTCGTAAAAATGTGGATGCAGAAGCTAAAAAATGAAGGACATAAAACCATATACTTCAACGCTTGGGAGAATGACTTTGTTTTAGAACCTATGGTTGGTATTTTAGGAGAGTTGAAATCATTAATAACCTCTGATCCAGAGAAGCGTTTTGATTCTATTTTAAAAGGATTCGCAAAGTTCTCCAATAAAATAATTCCAGCTTCATTAAAATTTGTTGCAAAAAGTATTGGTTTAGGGGGTATTGCTGATGTGATAGAAAAAGGAGGAGAAGCAATGGCAGCATTTTTTGAAAATGAAATAAGCAATTATGACCAAAAAAAGGAAAGTCTCCAATCATTAAGAAATGATCTTTGTAATCTTGTTGCACAAAACAATGGAGGTAAACCTGTTGTTTTTATTATTGATGAGCTAGATAGATGCAGACCAGATTACGCTGTGGAAGTTCTGGAAAAGGTTAAGCATTTCTTTTCAGTACAAGGAATAATTTTCGTGTTATCAATAGATAAAAAGCAACTCGGCAACTCTATTAGAGGATTCTATGGTAGTGAAAATATTAATGCAGATGAATATTTAAGAAGATTTATTGATATTGAATATAGTTTGCCAGAGCCATCTATTAAAGATTTTTGCGAGTACTTGTATGATTATTTTACCCTTAATGAGTTTTTTGAAAATGAGTGGAGGTGTACCTATGATACTTTTAAAGATGATAGCCTGTTGTTTAAAAGGATTTCGGTTATATTATCAACAGAAAAACATCTTACTTTAAGAAAAATTGAAAAGTTATTTGCGTACACTCGTTTGGTGCTAAAAACATTTCGTGTAGAAGGATGTGTTCTTCCTGAAGTTGTGTTCATGTTGATTTATTTAAAATACTATGAGAACGACTTATATAATGCTATCAAAAGAAATAAGTTAAATATTCATGATATTGTAAATCAGATCAATTCTATTTTTACTATTTCATTGAAAGATAAAGAACAGTACGAGTATCGAACTCTTATTTTTGCTATGGCGAAATTGATTTACTGTTACAATAATTCTTATAGAGGAACAGGATATTATCAATCATTATTCTCTAGAGAAAACGAAGAATTATCTTTTGATACTGGTGAGATTGACAAAAATTTTCTTTATTTGGCATTAGAGCATTGTGACCAAAAATATACTAGATTTGAATTATCTACAAAATCATTAATACAGAAAATAGATTTATTAGAATCATTGAAACAATAG
- a CDS encoding glycosyltransferase family 2 protein yields MAKRVAVIILNWNGEKLLREFLPSVVKNTNTDLGRVVVVDNHSTDGSWICLEQEFPDVERVLFEDNFGFAGGYNRAIEMIEAEYVVLLNSDVEVAPGWLEPLVAVLDRDERVAAVQPKILAYRDKKKFEYAGAAGGYIDYLGFPFCRGRVMDTTEQDDGQYDDEVDVFWATGASLCIRRDVYRATGGLDEAFFAHMEEIDLCWRLKNGGYTLKVVPSSVVYHLGGGSLPMNHPKKLFLNYRNNLLMLHKNLCAKQRKKIFFARVLLDTMAGGLFLLKGQWSNTRSVIRAYKAFREMRKVYPVPESSMSLSGIYPRSIVLDYFLRGKKKFSDLNFK; encoded by the coding sequence ATGGCGAAACGGGTAGCTGTTATTATATTGAATTGGAACGGGGAGAAGTTATTACGGGAGTTTTTACCTTCGGTCGTGAAGAACACGAATACAGATTTGGGGCGTGTCGTCGTGGTGGATAACCATTCGACGGATGGTTCCTGGATATGTCTGGAACAAGAGTTTCCGGACGTGGAACGGGTGCTGTTCGAGGATAATTTCGGATTCGCCGGGGGATATAACCGGGCAATCGAGATGATCGAGGCGGAATACGTGGTTCTTTTAAATAGTGACGTGGAGGTCGCTCCCGGTTGGTTGGAACCGTTGGTCGCCGTGTTGGACCGGGACGAGAGGGTGGCGGCCGTGCAGCCGAAGATATTAGCGTACCGGGATAAAAAGAAGTTCGAGTACGCCGGAGCAGCCGGGGGATATATTGATTATTTAGGATTCCCGTTTTGCCGCGGGCGTGTGATGGATACCACGGAGCAGGATGATGGGCAGTATGATGATGAGGTCGATGTTTTTTGGGCAACGGGGGCCTCTCTATGTATTCGGCGGGACGTGTACCGTGCGACCGGAGGGTTGGACGAGGCTTTTTTCGCGCACATGGAAGAGATTGATCTTTGCTGGCGATTGAAAAATGGAGGGTATACTTTAAAGGTGGTTCCTTCTTCTGTCGTCTACCATTTGGGGGGAGGCTCGTTGCCGATGAATCATCCGAAAAAATTGTTTTTGAATTACCGGAATAATTTATTGATGTTGCATAAGAATCTGTGTGCTAAACAGCGTAAGAAAATCTTTTTTGCACGAGTTTTGCTGGACACGATGGCGGGAGGGCTTTTCCTGTTGAAAGGTCAATGGTCCAACACCCGTTCGGTAATCCGGGCATACAAGGCTTTCCGGGAGATGAGAAAAGTCTATCCGGTTCCTGAAAGTTCCATGAGTCTTTCGGGAATATATCCCCGGAGTATCGTGTTGGATTATTTCTTGCGGGGTAAAAAGAAGTTCTCGGATTTAAATTTTAAATGA
- a CDS encoding site-specific integrase: MNASVSVVCYKSKVLSNGKSPLMLRVTKDRKPKYVSLGIAIFPKYWDFEKNKPTPRCPDKELIEKIILDKQVEYQRQILEFVAEQKEYTAALLVESKKVKLVNKTVGEFYKELLVSFRDSGNEGNRLVYKYSYNSLRDFTSSNLDIPFSSIDVAWLKRYESWLVGKKCKGTTLSVLFRTLRSTFNKAIEAKIVNKKYYPFNEYKVSKFDTSTRKRALSKEDMMRIITTETINATFIREFTRDIFTFAYLSGGISLVDMANLTSYNVHRGRLRYHRQKTHGAINFKLCEQAKEIIKKYAPYQKEAGYLFPIYDNRVHKTSVQKKNRLHKMLAKINKELKLLASELEIDADVTTYVARHSFASILKNTGVNIALISQALGHQDIKTTEIYLSKFDDKQMDEAMSNLL, encoded by the coding sequence ATGAATGCTTCAGTATCAGTGGTTTGTTACAAATCTAAGGTGCTTTCTAATGGAAAATCCCCTTTAATGCTTCGGGTTACAAAAGATAGAAAACCAAAGTATGTAAGTTTGGGTATTGCTATCTTTCCTAAATATTGGGATTTTGAAAAGAATAAACCAACCCCTAGATGTCCTGATAAGGAATTAATAGAGAAGATTATTTTGGATAAACAAGTTGAGTATCAGCGTCAGATACTGGAATTTGTAGCAGAGCAAAAGGAGTACACGGCAGCATTGCTAGTGGAAAGTAAGAAAGTAAAGCTAGTAAATAAGACGGTGGGAGAGTTCTATAAAGAGTTGTTGGTTAGTTTTAGGGATTCTGGAAATGAGGGGAATAGATTGGTTTATAAATATTCCTATAATTCGTTAAGAGATTTCACTTCTTCTAATTTAGATATTCCTTTTAGTTCAATAGATGTTGCTTGGTTAAAACGGTATGAAAGTTGGCTTGTAGGAAAGAAGTGTAAGGGGACAACTTTAAGTGTACTTTTTAGAACTTTACGGAGTACATTTAATAAGGCAATCGAGGCTAAAATAGTAAATAAGAAATACTATCCTTTTAATGAATATAAGGTGAGTAAGTTTGATACCTCAACCAGAAAGAGGGCATTATCTAAAGAGGATATGATGAGGATTATTACCACGGAAACCATAAATGCTACTTTCATAAGGGAATTTACTCGTGATATATTTACTTTTGCTTATTTGAGTGGCGGTATTTCACTAGTAGATATGGCTAACTTGACCTCCTATAATGTACACAGGGGAAGACTTCGTTATCACAGGCAGAAGACTCATGGAGCGATTAATTTTAAGTTATGTGAGCAGGCAAAAGAGATAATAAAGAAGTATGCCCCTTACCAGAAGGAAGCTGGCTATCTTTTCCCAATCTATGATAATAGAGTGCATAAAACATCGGTACAAAAGAAAAATAGGCTCCACAAGATGCTTGCTAAGATCAATAAGGAGTTGAAACTTCTTGCTTCGGAATTGGAAATAGATGCAGATGTAACAACTTATGTTGCTAGGCATTCATTTGCTAGCATTTTGAAGAATACAGGTGTTAATATAGCTCTAATCTCCCAAGCATTAGGACACCAAGATATAAAGACAACAGAAATATATCTTAGTAAGTTTGATGATAAGCAAATGGATGAAGCTATGAGTAATTTACTTTAG
- a CDS encoding leucine-rich repeat domain-containing protein, translating to MKKIYLLMMLLATVFVACSDDDEKDNGTPWEIKMTIEVEENGTQFSASLTDKNGKTIATETIVDWGNGDTDANREYLEHYYNAGTYSITIKGKGEIGLNITNQNIITALDVTKCPTLVHLSCNSNQLTSLDISKCTKLYRLECNDNQLTSLEVSKCIELNYLDCCSNNLTSLNASKCQKLIDLRCHNNQLTLLNINECTKLVRLYCDNNQLVSLDITACSNLHNLVCGDNHFNDDAMNSIYNNLPSKSGKDKGTITLYKDNAKGDITIAQNKYWTVNVE from the coding sequence ATGAAAAAGATTTATTTATTGATGATGTTACTGGCTACGGTATTTGTGGCTTGTTCTGATGATGATGAAAAAGACAACGGGACACCTTGGGAGATTAAAATGACAATTGAGGTCGAAGAAAACGGCACTCAATTTTCTGCCTCCCTAACCGATAAAAATGGCAAAACAATAGCAACAGAAACCATTGTTGATTGGGGAAATGGTGATACAGATGCAAACCGTGAATATTTAGAACATTATTACAATGCGGGAACATACTCTATTACGATAAAAGGTAAGGGAGAAATAGGATTGAATATTACTAATCAAAATATTATTACAGCATTGGATGTTACAAAATGTCCGACATTAGTCCATTTATCTTGTAATAGCAATCAATTGACTTCTTTAGATATTAGTAAATGTACAAAGCTTTATCGGCTAGAATGTAACGACAATCAATTGACTTCTTTAGAGGTTAGTAAATGTATCGAACTTAATTATTTAGACTGTTGCTCCAATAATTTAACATCTTTAAATGCAAGTAAATGTCAAAAACTCATAGATCTAAGGTGTCACAATAATCAATTGACGTTATTGAATATTAATGAATGTACAAAACTTGTACGCTTATATTGCGATAATAATCAATTAGTTTCATTAGATATTACAGCTTGTTCAAATCTTCATAATTTAGTTTGCGGGGATAATCACTTCAATGACGATGCAATGAACTCTATTTACAATAACTTACCTAGCAAAAGTGGAAAAGATAAGGGAACAATTACATTGTATAAAGATAATGCAAAAGGTGACATCACAATTGCTCAAAATAAATATTGGACTGTAAACGTGGAATAA